AATGTCGTACCACAGGTGTCAGACCTGCGACCGAAAGCAACCCCTGAGCTTgttcggcgtcttcggggAAGTCCGCTTCCGAATTTGGCCGCGCCCTCAGGCAGTTCCGCTGGAACACCGTGGAACGTAGAAATGATGTACCGGGCAGTACTAATTTCCGATCGTTTTCTTCAGCCCTGGGCTGGTATGGAAACCGATCGAACTATGATTCAGCGGCTGTCGCGTTGGTAGGACGGGCAGCCGCGGTGCAGCCTCTGGAGGAGCGCCTCAGCCACGGACTGGAGGGGCAGTTGTTGCCCTCCCCTTGGCAGTATTTCGATGTCCCAGGCATACGCCCCGTCACCTTTTTCACGACCGTGGTACTGTGTCGCGTGTAAGCCAGCCCCCGCGGGCTGAGAGACGAACTCACCGTGTATACCCTCCGGTATGTGGCTGACGTCAGCACTTCTTGTAGGTTGGCCTCAGATGGCCAGCGAAGGAAACAGGGCGCCAACGCTGCGAGGCACGATCTACCCTGAATTCGCAGAAGCTGCGCATTTTCCCCTTGTCACCTTGCACACTGGGAAGCACTTTACAACATCTAGCTGTGGATGTCCACCGCTAGATCCGTTGGCCGCGGCTGCACACCTGAGAGCGCTCGGATATCATTCCATCCTACTCCTGACTTCGTGGAATATGCACGACAGTGCCTGTGGCATCGTCAGCTCAGCTTTTCTTCTGCAACATGCGACTCGACACAAGGGAGCCTGAGAAGCGAACCCCTGAAGCGTGACAGAGGTGCCAAAGAGACTCTCGCCAATGCTGCTTCCCTTCCTCGGACGCGGTCACCCTGTGCCTGACTAAGCGCGCGAATCCCGTTCCAATGTGTCGTCTGCTCGACACATTAGCTAGCCATTTAAAACCGCGACGACATGCAGAAACGAGACCACATACAGGCCAGTCATGGTCGCCACCCCCATCGATAAAGAAATCAGCTGAATGGGTTCGTAACCCAAGAAGCAAGAACTCTTTGCGTCATTCATTTGGatcctgcgcctctcgcagtaccgcgctccgccgcggcctctgcaagGCGGGCGGTGATCCCCCTCCTGGCTGCGAGCCGACAAACCTCAGACCACGAAACCGGATGACACAGACGTGTACGCGGCGGTTTGACTTCTTACTCAAGTAGGCTTTCAACGGCATAGAGGTGCTTTCAGGGGCATAGAGATTTGCATCACCGGCCCGTGTCTTACATTGTGTCTTGGGTTTCCGCCTTCTTTTCGTGCTCTGATACAGTAGAACCCTGGTGCCCTCCCCCAAGCTGTCGGCTTTCCGATGAGACAGTACAGCTGACTGGCGACAGCAACCATCAGGCTCTCCGGTGAAACGAGCCTTTGCGTGTAGCCACGGCGGCTATCTACGGTGTGTGTTGCACTGACAGGATCCACGGCTCCGCCACAGCTGTGCACCGCAACATACAGCGGAAACCGTCTTCGGCGATTCGAACGATTCTGCTGACTGTGGCGCTGATTGTCGTTGCGGCTGTGTCCTCCCACTACCAGTCGTCCCCTGCGTTTCTGGCTCTCGCGGCACAACAGAAAAGCGGCTGTACGACGGCTGGTGGTAGGACTCGGTGTACATGTGAATCGGACGCGGAACCCGTTGACCTAATCTCAACCTCTATCTCAGAGGATGCAAATGAGTTCGAAATGCAGTGCAACACTGGAATGAAGTTTGAGCCACGCGGGCTGAAAAACTCGTTTGCGTGCCCAGCAGGTACGGGGGAACTTGAAGAATGCAAGTGCGACGAAAAGCCAGACCAACCTCACTGTTTGGATATCGAAACGCTGCTCTACGGGGCTCCCAATTCGCTGCAGCGGACAGACGGTCAAGCTAAAGGGAAAGAAGGACCCTCAAAGGTTCTTAGTATCCAGAGAGCAAATTTTCTGTATCTGGACGAATAATTCGTGATTGGGTGCGGCGCCGACAGTTCGACAGAATGTGGGGTAGCAGTCActgaggcggcgagagctgcGGTGACGAAGGACCAGACGGTGACATGCGCGTAGCTATGTCGTGTGCTTTCCTTGGACTGTGACTGAGCTCCCTCTCGTCAGGAAAACAACGCACTTCGTGATTTGCAGAGTGCACGGTCCGATTTTTATCTATAGGGGCAAGACAACACTACTTGGGAAAGACACAGTCGGTTCCGCAATGGTCCCCATGACTTTTTGATTTTATTCGCCCCCGTTCTCTGCTGGTTCGCCAGCGCGATCTCACACACAACATGGTAGCTGCGTCTGGCTGTACGAGATACGATTCCTCGCAACCGTTCGTCGATCGTAGCGCACTAACAACGAGGCACGACGTGACCCTGTTCTTGAAT
This DNA window, taken from Besnoitia besnoiti strain Bb-Ger1 chromosome III, whole genome shotgun sequence, encodes the following:
- a CDS encoding SAG-related sequence (encoded by transcript BESB_049940), whose protein sequence is MSNVLVILERNLSHIDGQFVVGCMNDDARETKCKVTVRVAARNSATDNQKVMCAYGKDSNPLHQPMTLSRSQNSFTLDKIPENDAKMMLQCQRKVEGNTTKKVKSDALESSVCSVDVTIEGAGPPWAGMETDRTMIQRLSRWIHGSATAVHRNIQRKPSSAIRTILLTVALIVVAAVSSHYQSSPAFLALAAQQKSGCTTAGGRTRCTCESDAEPVDLISTSISEDANEFEMQCNTGMKFEPRGLKNSFACPAGTGELEECKCDEKPDQPHCLDIETLLYGAPNSLQRTDGQAKGKEGPSKVLSIQRANFLYLDE